From a region of the Tateyamaria omphalii genome:
- a CDS encoding SDR family oxidoreductase, translating into MTAHGILIIGGTGVFGKRLVRHLSGQPGLALYVSSRSAAKAETFIKTLKRPQAELRPVTLDTSVNLHEQLDNIRPRIVVDCSGPFQGAGYETAQAAVSAGAHFIDLADARDYLAGFADALDVTARQNSVSALTGASSTPTVSTCVARHLTKGWQRVDTVDIAITPGGKSEVGQSVIKAIFSYAGKDVPSWVTGRLSKTIGWQSARRIHIPGLGHRRVAAVETYDAEYLGPLLDVQSRVSFSAGLESRVEQLGIEAIAALRKRRIIGSVNALIPLLLKARQITRIPTSTSGGMLVKICGLDADGITTEAKWSLVAHQDHGPNIPILPAAAAIRKLLSGSAKQGADFAHAALSLADIQSEMHAYDIKTATSLVKTHKSIFETALGPQGMNALPQKLRQFHGASGPVLWSGQADVTRGAGALSRLVGWIFRFPQSGQSVPVTVSIDRTRTPQEGPIEVWTRRFAGKSMTSVLSGQGGGLMLERFAPFTFGLKLEQNAKGIQMPLRHWCIGKLPLPGFLAPRSETTEHIDGDGRFRFDVRLRAPFIGSLVHYRGWLEPTHEG; encoded by the coding sequence GTGACGGCACATGGCATCCTGATCATTGGCGGCACCGGCGTATTCGGAAAACGGCTGGTGCGCCACCTGTCCGGACAGCCCGGTCTTGCCCTTTATGTGTCATCCCGAAGTGCAGCAAAAGCTGAGACATTCATCAAGACGCTGAAACGTCCGCAAGCCGAATTGCGTCCCGTGACGCTGGACACGTCGGTAAACTTGCACGAGCAGCTTGATAACATCAGACCTCGCATCGTTGTGGATTGCTCCGGCCCGTTTCAAGGCGCGGGCTACGAAACCGCGCAGGCAGCAGTGTCCGCTGGCGCGCACTTCATTGATCTTGCCGATGCGCGCGACTATCTTGCCGGGTTTGCGGATGCACTGGATGTCACCGCACGGCAAAACAGTGTCAGCGCATTAACGGGCGCCAGCTCAACTCCGACAGTGTCGACATGTGTGGCGCGGCATCTCACCAAAGGATGGCAGCGGGTCGATACGGTCGATATCGCTATCACGCCTGGCGGCAAAAGCGAAGTCGGCCAGTCGGTCATAAAGGCCATTTTTAGCTATGCAGGCAAAGACGTGCCGTCGTGGGTTACTGGTAGGCTGTCCAAAACAATCGGATGGCAAAGCGCAAGAAGGATCCACATACCCGGCCTTGGTCACAGACGTGTGGCTGCGGTCGAAACATATGATGCGGAATACCTTGGCCCGCTTCTGGATGTACAGTCTCGAGTGTCTTTCTCGGCCGGTCTGGAATCCCGGGTTGAGCAACTCGGGATCGAAGCCATCGCTGCGCTACGCAAACGCAGGATCATTGGCTCGGTCAACGCATTGATCCCGTTGCTTTTGAAAGCGCGCCAAATCACCCGTATCCCGACGTCAACATCGGGTGGGATGTTGGTTAAAATATGTGGTCTTGATGCTGACGGGATTACGACAGAGGCGAAATGGTCACTTGTCGCTCACCAAGATCATGGGCCGAACATTCCGATCCTCCCGGCAGCAGCAGCCATCCGCAAACTCCTGTCAGGGTCTGCAAAACAAGGTGCTGATTTCGCGCACGCTGCATTATCGCTGGCAGATATCCAAAGCGAAATGCATGCCTATGACATCAAGACTGCAACGTCGTTGGTTAAAACACACAAAAGCATATTTGAAACCGCCCTTGGCCCGCAGGGGATGAACGCTCTGCCCCAAAAACTGCGGCAGTTTCATGGGGCATCCGGGCCGGTTCTTTGGTCAGGTCAGGCAGATGTCACGCGCGGCGCAGGCGCTTTGTCCCGGTTGGTCGGGTGGATTTTCAGATTTCCCCAATCAGGGCAGTCCGTGCCCGTGACCGTCAGCATAGACCGGACGCGAACGCCGCAAGAGGGACCAATCGAAGTTTGGACGCGCAGGTTTGCAGGTAAATCCATGACCTCCGTTCTAAGCGGTCAAGGTGGTGGGCTGATGTTGGAACGGTTCGCACCATTCACCTTCGGGCTGAAGCTTGAACAGAACGCAAAGGGTATCCAAATGCCATTGAGGCATTGGTGCATCGGAAAGCTTCCATTGCCCGGGTTTCTTGCCCCTCGTTCCGAGACGACCGAACATATTGATGGCGATGGGCGCTTTCGGTTCGATGTCAGGCTTCGTGCTCCATTCATCGGATCGCTGGTCCATTATCGCGGATGGCTGGAACCGACACATGAAGGCTAA
- a CDS encoding LysR family transcriptional regulator produces MERNLAAFLAVAQHGSLTDASDALGVTQPSVTKRIANLEASYGTLLFERDRRGMRLTEAGKMLLENAERIALEYRLSREKIGAIASPGLSVLRVGAGPLFHLSCVASLFIELKSRFPDLRLDLKTDMTQLARDALLTGEIDLYLGVLDGAGVEAEISSTTVTEVEHGVVMRPDHAATGHAAIDVCALAGQQWVIFGSDPETEDTLRQLLKPGAATEDVIDVRTTSFTTGLQLVREGPFIMSAPLQLASRVSVEGLVMRRTQQGLPRREAGVHLRQSALDYGVMKACLEFFARFEFL; encoded by the coding sequence ATGGAACGAAATCTGGCCGCTTTTCTCGCCGTCGCGCAGCACGGCTCGCTCACGGATGCGTCTGATGCGCTTGGCGTGACGCAGCCATCCGTTACCAAACGGATCGCCAATCTCGAAGCGAGCTACGGCACGCTGTTGTTTGAGCGGGACCGGCGCGGTATGCGCCTGACCGAAGCTGGCAAGATGCTCTTGGAGAACGCAGAACGGATCGCACTGGAGTATCGGCTGTCGCGCGAGAAGATTGGAGCTATCGCGTCGCCCGGCCTGTCCGTCCTGCGTGTCGGTGCGGGTCCACTTTTTCACCTCAGTTGCGTCGCCAGCCTGTTCATCGAACTCAAGTCCCGCTTTCCCGACCTTCGGCTCGATCTGAAAACCGACATGACCCAGCTGGCGCGCGACGCCTTGTTGACCGGCGAGATCGATCTTTACCTCGGTGTGCTGGATGGCGCGGGCGTCGAGGCAGAAATCTCGTCCACCACAGTGACCGAAGTGGAGCATGGTGTCGTCATGCGACCGGATCACGCGGCGACGGGGCACGCTGCGATCGACGTCTGCGCTCTTGCTGGACAGCAATGGGTCATCTTCGGCAGCGATCCCGAAACCGAGGACACGCTTCGCCAACTTCTCAAACCGGGTGCCGCCACCGAAGATGTCATTGACGTTCGCACAACGTCGTTCACAACGGGCTTGCAGTTGGTCCGAGAAGGACCGTTCATCATGTCGGCCCCTCTGCAACTGGCCTCGCGTGTGTCTGTCGAGGGACTGGTTATGCGCCGCACCCAACAGGGCTTGCCACGGCGAGAGGCAGGCGTCCATTTGCGTCAAAGCGCGCTGGACTACGGTGTGATGAAGGCCTGTCTGGAGTTTTTCGCGCGGTTTGAGTTTCTCTAG
- a CDS encoding tripartite tricarboxylate transporter TctB family protein translates to MSSKGAEWAALAFFGALVALVFQQIATSMSEQGIASGGPYDNAASYPRSVAVFMMGLLAVQLVRASFLDTEPQSELRTVAGFRRSVGLLAVFALYLACLNWLGYHLSTTPMAAAVMWLCGLRNVVKAVGVAFILAFSLAFAFEKILNVVLPSGVFSLNIPW, encoded by the coding sequence ATGTCGTCCAAGGGTGCAGAATGGGCGGCACTTGCGTTCTTCGGAGCACTTGTCGCCCTCGTCTTCCAGCAGATCGCAACGTCGATGTCGGAACAAGGGATCGCCTCCGGCGGTCCCTATGACAATGCGGCCAGCTATCCCCGCAGTGTTGCCGTTTTCATGATGGGCCTGCTGGCTGTGCAACTGGTCCGTGCGTCTTTCCTGGACACCGAGCCGCAAAGTGAACTGCGAACCGTGGCAGGATTTCGGCGCAGTGTGGGTTTGCTGGCGGTGTTCGCACTCTATCTCGCCTGCCTGAACTGGCTGGGCTACCACCTCTCGACGACACCAATGGCCGCGGCCGTCATGTGGCTTTGCGGATTGCGCAACGTCGTGAAAGCCGTTGGCGTCGCTTTTATCTTGGCATTTTCGCTGGCATTCGCCTTCGAAAAAATTCTGAACGTTGTGTTGCCGAGCGGGGTCTTTTCTCTGAATATCCCATGGTAG
- a CDS encoding thiol-disulfide oxidoreductase DCC family protein, whose protein sequence is MQRAAIWLFDSHCVLCSRGVQYTLRHEKAATIRFVAIQSGEGRALAQDHDIDPDDPSTFLFIEDGVALDASDAVIALAQHLKGLGWIARQCRIVPRRFRDAAYQLIARNRYNLFGRVDQCIIPTAEQRHRFVL, encoded by the coding sequence ATGCAACGCGCTGCGATCTGGCTTTTTGACAGCCACTGCGTGCTGTGCAGCCGCGGTGTGCAATACACGCTGCGTCACGAAAAAGCGGCAACCATTCGATTTGTGGCGATACAATCAGGCGAAGGCCGTGCGCTGGCCCAGGATCACGACATCGACCCAGACGATCCATCCACCTTCCTGTTCATCGAAGATGGGGTTGCATTGGACGCTTCGGACGCCGTGATCGCGTTGGCACAGCATTTGAAGGGTTTGGGGTGGATCGCAAGGCAATGCCGGATTGTCCCAAGACGCTTTCGCGATGCGGCGTATCAGCTGATTGCACGCAATCGCTATAATCTGTTTGGCAGGGTCGATCAGTGCATCATACCAACCGCCGAACAGCGCCATAGGTTTGTGCTGTGA
- a CDS encoding tripartite tricarboxylate transporter permease: MFETIIGGFDLFFSPLAIALTFAGILIGLLVGALPGLGPLMGIILLLPVAISLPPLAGMGFLISIFVGGSCGGAISAILLRIPGTPIAAATLLDGYPMAQKGEASKAIGIALAASSLGGLVGGVVLIVAAPVLAGFASRFAPPEYTMLAITGLLTISLISEGTFVKGLLACCFGLLLSTIGTDEFSTGYRFTFGSHHMLNGFHIVAVVVGLFAISEMTFQMARDDLMDKPKLEIARPSLKAVVQTLRHWKNLLRSSAVGVFFGSLPGAGGDISSFSSYAVAKSFAKPEEKYGEGAEGGVVATEAANNATVGGTLVPTLALGIPGDASSAMLLGALLILGFIPGPEMFLMQPDFVGGLFLVYMASNVMLFFAGILAAPFFIRVLLIPKAYLIPTILILCCIGTFALQGSVFDLMVMLGFGLIGILFRLAKYPLAPIVLGLILGPILEANLRRSLLISRDGYWIFVDRPVAAALIVIDVVILVGFAVVSVRRWRAAKQSCGLDPHMRD; the protein is encoded by the coding sequence ATGTTTGAAACCATCATCGGCGGCTTTGACCTTTTCTTTTCGCCTCTCGCCATAGCGCTCACATTCGCCGGTATCCTGATCGGCCTTCTTGTCGGCGCACTTCCCGGTCTCGGCCCGCTTATGGGCATCATCCTGCTGCTGCCCGTGGCCATCAGCCTGCCGCCGCTCGCTGGTATGGGGTTTCTCATATCCATCTTCGTTGGCGGGTCCTGCGGCGGTGCGATCTCGGCCATCCTGTTGCGTATACCTGGCACGCCCATTGCGGCGGCGACACTTTTGGACGGTTATCCGATGGCCCAGAAGGGCGAGGCCTCCAAAGCCATTGGTATCGCGCTTGCGGCCTCTTCGCTCGGGGGCCTGGTCGGAGGCGTCGTTCTGATCGTTGCCGCCCCTGTCCTTGCCGGGTTTGCCAGCCGATTTGCCCCACCGGAATACACGATGCTCGCCATCACCGGGCTGCTCACCATCTCGCTGATCTCAGAGGGTACATTTGTCAAAGGGCTGCTGGCCTGCTGTTTCGGCCTCCTCTTGTCGACGATCGGCACGGATGAATTTTCGACAGGGTACCGTTTCACATTTGGATCGCACCACATGCTGAACGGGTTTCACATCGTGGCCGTGGTTGTCGGGCTCTTTGCTATTTCCGAGATGACGTTTCAGATGGCACGTGACGATCTGATGGACAAACCGAAGCTGGAGATCGCCAGGCCAAGCCTCAAGGCGGTGGTTCAGACGTTACGACATTGGAAAAATCTGCTGCGCTCGTCTGCGGTCGGCGTGTTTTTTGGCTCCCTTCCCGGTGCGGGTGGCGACATCAGTTCCTTCAGCTCTTATGCGGTCGCCAAATCCTTTGCCAAACCGGAAGAGAAGTACGGCGAGGGCGCCGAAGGCGGCGTCGTTGCCACGGAGGCCGCGAACAACGCGACGGTTGGCGGCACGTTGGTCCCGACGCTGGCGCTCGGTATTCCTGGCGACGCGTCATCTGCCATGCTTCTTGGCGCATTGTTGATCCTCGGGTTCATACCGGGACCCGAGATGTTCCTGATGCAGCCCGATTTCGTTGGCGGCCTGTTTCTGGTCTATATGGCGTCCAACGTGATGCTGTTTTTCGCAGGTATTCTTGCGGCTCCTTTTTTCATCAGGGTTTTGCTGATCCCGAAAGCGTACCTGATTCCGACAATCCTGATTCTGTGCTGCATCGGAACGTTCGCCCTGCAGGGATCAGTCTTCGACTTGATGGTCATGTTGGGCTTTGGGCTGATCGGCATCCTGTTTCGCTTGGCGAAGTACCCGCTTGCACCAATCGTATTGGGTTTGATCTTGGGGCCAATCCTGGAGGCCAACCTACGCCGGTCCCTGTTGATCTCCCGAGATGGCTATTGGATCTTCGTCGACCGTCCGGTCGCCGCCGCGCTCATTGTGATTGACGTTGTGATCCTTGTCGGGTTCGCCGTGGTCTCCGTTCGGCGCTGGCGCGCGGCGAAACAGTCGTGCGGGTTGGATCCACACATGCGGGACTAA
- a CDS encoding DUF4166 domain-containing protein yields MKLPAAVRRRFGKRVRGGASVAYQGVVTHMHMNWSGWALTQVTRLIGAPLPYDRSCVGKPAVVIVTEDIAGNGQFWIRQYGRASGFPQMIHSSKRFAGVTGIEEYIGYGIGMALRVVEENGALLFKSDHYFLSVLGKRIKMPKLIAPGQLTIGHHDLGAGRFRFSMQLRHVVFGNVLSQDAEFQDAKE; encoded by the coding sequence ATGAAACTCCCCGCAGCTGTCCGGCGCCGCTTTGGCAAGCGCGTGCGCGGAGGTGCCAGCGTCGCCTATCAAGGTGTCGTGACCCACATGCACATGAACTGGTCCGGTTGGGCTTTGACGCAGGTGACCCGATTGATTGGCGCTCCACTGCCTTATGACCGCAGCTGTGTCGGGAAACCTGCCGTCGTGATTGTCACCGAAGACATCGCGGGCAACGGCCAATTCTGGATCCGCCAATATGGGCGTGCCTCGGGGTTTCCGCAGATGATCCACAGCTCTAAACGGTTTGCCGGTGTCACTGGGATCGAGGAATACATCGGGTACGGGATCGGTATGGCCCTGCGTGTTGTCGAGGAAAACGGGGCCCTCTTGTTCAAGAGCGATCACTATTTCCTTTCCGTCCTTGGCAAGCGCATCAAGATGCCAAAGCTCATCGCACCCGGTCAACTTACCATTGGCCATCATGACCTGGGCGCCGGTCGGTTTCGGTTCTCGATGCAGCTGCGGCATGTCGTGTTTGGCAACGTCCTCAGCCAAGATGCTGAATTCCAGGATGCAAAGGAATAA
- the dapF gene encoding diaminopimelate epimerase: protein MPAMADTATSHWPFMKMHGAGNDFVVIDGREAPVTLTEPLVRALADRHRGVGFDQLALITEGSDLTITFYNADGSRSAACGNATRCIAARELAHSGKDRIRIDIIGRGTLEAMQTANGTTAVNMGHPQLDWQDIPLAQDTDTLALPIDGSPVATGMGNPHCTFFVDDVMDVDLATIGPQIEHHPLFPERTNVQFAQVIGPDHIRMRVWERGTGITLASGSSSCATAVAAARRGLTGRTVQIDLDGGTLHIDWRDDGVWMSGPTAHVFDGTLTPEFLNSL, encoded by the coding sequence ATGCCCGCCATGGCGGATACGGCGACCTCTCATTGGCCCTTCATGAAGATGCACGGGGCAGGCAACGACTTTGTCGTGATCGACGGGCGTGAGGCGCCTGTGACGCTGACGGAACCCTTGGTGCGTGCGCTGGCAGATCGGCACCGCGGCGTCGGGTTCGATCAATTGGCCCTCATCACCGAAGGGTCGGACCTGACCATCACGTTTTACAACGCCGACGGCTCACGCTCCGCCGCCTGCGGCAACGCCACCCGCTGCATCGCGGCCCGTGAGCTGGCGCACAGCGGCAAGGATCGCATTCGAATCGACATCATCGGGCGTGGCACGCTGGAAGCGATGCAAACCGCCAACGGCACCACAGCCGTCAACATGGGGCACCCACAGCTTGACTGGCAGGACATCCCGCTGGCGCAAGACACGGATACGCTCGCGCTGCCCATTGACGGAAGCCCGGTGGCCACCGGCATGGGCAACCCGCACTGCACCTTCTTCGTCGACGATGTGATGGATGTGGACCTCGCCACCATCGGCCCGCAGATCGAACACCACCCGCTTTTCCCGGAGCGGACCAACGTGCAGTTCGCCCAAGTGATCGGCCCCGACCACATTCGTATGCGCGTCTGGGAACGGGGAACAGGCATCACCCTCGCCTCCGGCTCGTCGTCCTGCGCCACGGCTGTCGCCGCTGCCCGGCGCGGCCTGACAGGGCGCACGGTACAGATCGACCTCGACGGCGGCACGCTGCATATCGACTGGCGCGACGATGGCGTCTGGATGTCCGGCCCAACGGCCCATGTGTTCGACGGCACACTCACACCCGAATTCCTGAACAGCCTATGA
- a CDS encoding sulfatase: protein MRTVFVLFDSLNRLALGAYGGTAIATPNFDRFAKRSVTFDTHYVGSLPCMPARRDMHTGRLNFMHRHWGPLEPFDDSYARILSQNGTYTHLISDHLHYFEDGGAGYANAFDSWDYIRGQEYDPLKVLVSPPVERLRETYDERHYPLDGLPDGTATRGNTSKVAWKKSRAAINARFLETEADFPTAKCFSAAFEFLDLNRDADDWFLQLECFDPHEPFVAPERFKDAYRSGYDGKILDWPIYEKATNSAEEIAEIRGNYAALVAMCDEYFGKLLDYFDAHGLWDDTCLILTTDHGFLLSEHDWWGKNRMPYYEEIAHIPLMIAHPDGDRDTRRAALTQTPDLMPTMLDLHSCPVPPGVTGTSLVHSLTGDVPGHTSIALGMFGGPVCVTDGRYSYFRYPDDQTGTDLSIYTLMPSHMTGPFDIGELQSAELVEPFDFTKGVPLLKLQLASKNSQVGQDGQTLEDCETALYDLQNDPGQTCPIDDPALMARLTALIAAHFREHDAPPEIYDRFGLATSELHETIHQGR from the coding sequence ATGCGCACGGTTTTTGTCCTGTTTGACTCGCTCAACCGTCTCGCGCTTGGCGCCTATGGCGGCACGGCCATCGCGACGCCGAATTTCGACCGTTTTGCCAAACGATCCGTGACCTTTGACACGCATTACGTCGGCAGCCTGCCCTGTATGCCTGCACGTCGGGACATGCACACGGGCCGGCTGAACTTCATGCATCGGCATTGGGGCCCGCTGGAGCCGTTCGATGACTCCTATGCCCGCATCCTCAGCCAAAACGGCACGTACACGCACCTGATCTCGGATCACCTTCATTACTTTGAGGATGGCGGCGCGGGATACGCCAACGCATTTGACAGTTGGGATTACATTCGCGGTCAGGAGTATGATCCCCTGAAGGTTCTCGTGTCACCGCCTGTCGAGCGGCTGCGAGAGACTTATGATGAACGGCATTACCCGCTCGACGGCCTACCAGACGGGACGGCAACACGCGGCAATACATCGAAAGTTGCGTGGAAAAAATCCCGGGCGGCGATCAACGCCCGGTTCCTGGAGACCGAAGCGGATTTTCCGACGGCGAAGTGTTTCTCCGCCGCCTTCGAGTTTCTCGACCTGAACCGCGACGCCGACGATTGGTTTTTGCAGCTCGAATGCTTTGACCCGCATGAGCCATTCGTGGCGCCCGAGCGCTTCAAGGACGCATACCGGAGCGGATATGACGGCAAGATCCTTGACTGGCCGATCTATGAGAAGGCGACAAATTCCGCCGAAGAGATTGCCGAGATTCGCGGAAACTACGCGGCACTCGTCGCTATGTGCGATGAGTATTTCGGCAAGCTGCTCGATTACTTTGACGCACATGGCTTGTGGGACGACACCTGCCTGATCCTGACCACCGACCACGGCTTCCTGCTGTCCGAGCATGACTGGTGGGGCAAGAACCGGATGCCCTACTACGAAGAGATCGCGCATATCCCGCTGATGATCGCGCATCCGGACGGCGACCGGGATACGCGCCGTGCGGCACTGACCCAAACGCCCGATCTGATGCCGACGATGCTTGATTTACATAGCTGCCCGGTTCCGCCCGGTGTCACCGGAACGTCACTTGTCCACTCCCTGACAGGTGACGTTCCGGGACACACATCCATTGCGCTGGGTATGTTCGGCGGTCCGGTCTGCGTGACCGATGGGCGCTACAGCTATTTTCGCTATCCCGACGATCAGACCGGTACGGACCTCAGCATCTACACGCTGATGCCCAGCCACATGACCGGCCCATTCGATATCGGCGAGTTACAGTCTGCGGAACTGGTCGAACCGTTTGATTTCACCAAGGGCGTTCCGCTGCTGAAGCTTCAGCTTGCGTCGAAAAACAGTCAGGTCGGACAGGACGGCCAAACGCTCGAAGACTGCGAAACTGCGCTTTATGACCTGCAAAACGACCCGGGCCAGACCTGTCCGATCGACGACCCGGCCTTGATGGCGCGCCTCACGGCGCTGATCGCCGCGCACTTCCGCGAACACGACGCACCGCCAGAGATTTACGACCGGTTTGGGCTGGCGACATCCGAACTGCACGAAACGATCCATCAAGGACGTTGA
- a CDS encoding Bug family tripartite tricarboxylate transporter substrate binding protein: protein MKPTLKMLTSAVFAGFTATAAMAEFPDRTIELIHPWGPGNAMAVSQIIAKAMGEELGVDMPVLSVPGAAGTKAQTTAMGKPADGYTVFDGYVAPLVLQPILGNADWDFSEFAPLHSAVSNAFAIGGRTDETRWSTFEEMMAYCQENRGALRYSSGSRNNLPHMVIAKALQSYDCVAQNVPYTQDGNAVKDLKSGVLDFSFINVGNYKSDPSAFNIMLVLSELPGSKASFDGAPTIADLQVDVGLSKLGPMGWTWWIVNPDTPDDVTDALRTAMGAAMAREDVKDAIAKIGFVPLEWDHTQYEEVVGSVQDQLSAMGNALTWEEDELKKLQ from the coding sequence ATGAAACCGACACTGAAGATGCTGACATCCGCAGTCTTTGCAGGGTTCACCGCAACCGCTGCCATGGCAGAATTCCCGGACCGCACGATAGAACTCATCCATCCGTGGGGACCAGGCAATGCGATGGCCGTCAGCCAGATCATCGCCAAGGCGATGGGAGAAGAGCTTGGCGTCGACATGCCGGTTCTGTCCGTACCGGGTGCCGCAGGTACGAAGGCGCAAACCACGGCTATGGGCAAACCGGCCGATGGCTACACTGTCTTTGACGGCTACGTCGCACCATTGGTCTTGCAGCCGATCCTGGGGAATGCGGATTGGGATTTCTCGGAGTTCGCACCGCTGCACTCCGCCGTATCCAACGCCTTTGCCATCGGTGGACGCACAGACGAAACCCGTTGGTCGACATTTGAAGAGATGATGGCCTACTGCCAGGAGAACCGCGGCGCGCTGCGCTATTCCTCGGGCTCGCGCAACAATCTGCCGCACATGGTCATCGCGAAGGCGTTGCAATCCTACGATTGCGTTGCCCAGAATGTGCCGTACACGCAGGATGGGAATGCTGTGAAGGACCTGAAATCCGGCGTGCTCGACTTTTCGTTCATCAACGTGGGGAACTACAAGTCCGACCCGTCTGCCTTCAATATCATGCTGGTCCTGTCCGAATTGCCCGGATCGAAGGCGTCCTTTGACGGCGCACCGACGATTGCCGATCTTCAGGTCGATGTCGGTTTGTCCAAACTTGGCCCGATGGGTTGGACCTGGTGGATTGTCAATCCGGACACGCCGGATGACGTGACCGATGCGCTGCGCACGGCCATGGGGGCTGCGATGGCGCGCGAAGACGTCAAGGATGCCATTGCCAAGATCGGTTTCGTGCCTCTGGAGTGGGATCACACTCAATACGAAGAAGTCGTCGGGTCGGTTCAGGATCAGCTTTCCGCCATGGGCAATGCGCTCACTTGGGAAGAAGACGAGTTGAAAAAGCTTCAGTAG
- a CDS encoding GbsR/MarR family transcriptional regulator — MTEIRDINDSPAQSQFILYWGDMGSQWGVNRSVAQIQALLYLSAAPLNAEQISERLGIARSNVSNSLKELVGWKLIRRVPIPGDRREHFEAECDVWEIATRVAQGRKEREIDPAMRVLSDCVAAAELEADPDPIALARMKEMQEFLNVVDTWYDQMLAVPKSKLKTLMKMGNKVISLLSITGKKSE, encoded by the coding sequence ATGACAGAAATAAGAGACATAAACGACTCTCCGGCTCAGTCTCAGTTCATCCTGTACTGGGGTGACATGGGCAGCCAGTGGGGAGTGAACCGATCCGTGGCGCAGATCCAGGCGCTGTTGTACCTGAGTGCGGCGCCTCTGAATGCCGAGCAGATCTCCGAACGGCTCGGAATTGCGCGTTCAAACGTGTCCAACTCGCTCAAAGAACTGGTCGGTTGGAAACTGATCCGTCGTGTTCCAATTCCCGGCGATCGGCGTGAACATTTCGAGGCTGAATGCGATGTCTGGGAAATTGCGACCCGCGTTGCGCAAGGGCGCAAAGAGCGTGAGATTGATCCCGCGATGCGGGTGTTGTCCGACTGCGTTGCCGCTGCTGAATTAGAAGCAGACCCGGACCCCATCGCCCTCGCGCGCATGAAGGAAATGCAGGAATTTCTCAATGTTGTGGACACCTGGTATGATCAGATGCTGGCTGTGCCGAAGTCCAAGCTGAAGACACTGATGAAGATGGGCAACAAAGTGATTTCCCTCCTCTCCATCACCGGGAAAAAGTCTGAGTAG